The following are encoded together in the Geobacter sulfurreducens PCA genome:
- the larA gene encoding nickel-dependent lactate racemase, whose amino-acid sequence MDLKYGDTSFSLAIPPERLMGVIRPSVPAPDSDPAAIISEALDRCADAIATFRTGERVVIVTSDITRYTGSEIYLPLLVERLAAAGVRERDIEIVVALGIHRKQTEHEHQRITGPLYGRIRITDHECDNPGKLVLIGRTSTGVDVVVNRTVAEADRVILTGTIGFHYFAGFGGGRKSILPGVAGRASCMASHYAVLNPGEGTGRNPLATTGNLEGNPVHQTMVEACAMVNPEFILNTVLSPAKRIIAAFAGHWREAHEEGCRFYADRFSFPLKKPADLVVVSCGGYPKDINVIQSHKSMEYGCQALRRGGVMVLLAQCRDGYGNATFFDWFRFRELDAFEARLRSHYEINGQTAFSLLQKARTFSIILVSDLPPEEVRTMGMTPARTLDEAMTAAASLLPSDYTAYVVPEGGTVLPIMM is encoded by the coding sequence ATGGACCTGAAGTACGGCGACACCTCATTTTCCCTGGCAATCCCCCCCGAACGGCTCATGGGAGTCATCCGCCCGTCGGTGCCCGCACCGGACAGCGATCCGGCAGCCATCATCTCCGAAGCACTTGACCGTTGCGCCGACGCCATCGCCACCTTCAGGACGGGCGAACGGGTCGTCATCGTCACCTCGGACATAACCCGTTACACCGGGAGCGAAATCTATCTTCCCCTGCTGGTGGAGCGTCTTGCGGCTGCAGGAGTCCGGGAGCGCGACATTGAGATCGTCGTGGCCCTCGGCATCCACCGCAAGCAGACAGAACACGAGCACCAGCGGATCACTGGCCCCCTCTACGGCCGGATTCGCATTACGGACCATGAGTGCGACAACCCCGGCAAACTCGTCCTGATCGGCCGAACATCCACCGGTGTCGACGTTGTGGTGAACCGCACGGTGGCGGAAGCCGACCGGGTGATCCTCACCGGGACTATAGGCTTTCACTACTTCGCCGGCTTCGGCGGAGGGCGCAAGAGCATCTTGCCCGGCGTGGCCGGCCGCGCCAGCTGCATGGCGAGCCACTACGCAGTCCTGAACCCCGGTGAAGGCACCGGCAGAAACCCTCTGGCCACCACCGGCAACCTGGAAGGCAACCCGGTCCACCAGACCATGGTCGAGGCCTGTGCCATGGTGAATCCTGAATTCATCCTGAACACGGTTCTCTCCCCCGCCAAGCGGATCATCGCCGCCTTTGCCGGCCACTGGCGCGAGGCCCACGAGGAGGGGTGCCGTTTCTATGCCGACCGGTTCTCCTTTCCCCTGAAGAAGCCGGCGGACCTGGTGGTCGTATCCTGCGGTGGCTACCCCAAGGACATCAACGTCATCCAGTCCCACAAGTCCATGGAGTACGGCTGTCAGGCCCTGCGCCGGGGAGGAGTCATGGTCCTGCTCGCCCAATGCCGGGACGGTTACGGCAATGCAACGTTCTTCGACTGGTTCCGGTTCCGGGAACTGGATGCCTTCGAAGCACGTTTGCGAAGCCACTACGAAATCAACGGCCAGACCGCCTTCTCCCTGCTGCAGAAGGCCCGAACCTTCAGCATCATCTTGGTCTCGGACCTCCCCCCGGAGGAGGTGCGGACCATGGGAATGACCCCCGCCAGAACCCTCGACGAGGCCATGACAGCGGCGGCGAGCCTGCTCCCGTCCGACTACACCGCCTACGTCGTCCCCGAGGGGGGAACGGTGCTGCCGATAATGATGTAG
- a CDS encoding FAD-binding oxidoreductase, producing MIDSRIIQEMKLIVGTDNVATDRQDLLCYGYDATQMEFLPDAVVHPASPEEIAAILKLANAERFPVFPRGAGSGFTGGALPKGGGIVLVVTRLNRILRIDTENLVAEVEPGVVTEQFQQEVEKLGLFYPPDPASLKFSTLGGNVAENAGGPRCVKYGVTRDFVMGLEVVLPTGEIIRTGGETYKGVVGYDLTRLLCGSEGTLGVITKIIFKLLPLPEAKKTMLTIFDSIDGAAKAVSTIIGNKIIPTTLEFMDHATLQCVEKRFNLGIPAEGRAVLLIEVDGDRDLIEKQAARIQDLIRPLGLVECKIARDAAESEALWKVRRLVSPSLRDVNPDKFNEDIVVPRSKVPDVIRVIDKIRQKYDIPIVNFGHAGDGNIHVNVMIDKAIPGQEEKAHRAIGEIFQAALDLNGTMSGEHGVGLAKQPYIHLELKPAQVAAMKAVKKALDPNNILNPGKMFPA from the coding sequence ATGATTGATTCCCGCATCATTCAAGAAATGAAACTAATCGTCGGCACCGACAACGTGGCGACTGACCGCCAGGATCTGCTCTGTTACGGCTATGACGCCACCCAGATGGAATTTCTCCCCGACGCCGTGGTCCACCCGGCCTCGCCGGAGGAGATCGCCGCCATCCTGAAGCTGGCCAATGCGGAGCGCTTTCCGGTCTTTCCTCGGGGCGCCGGCAGCGGCTTCACCGGCGGCGCGCTCCCCAAGGGGGGCGGCATCGTCCTGGTCGTTACCCGACTGAACCGCATCCTCCGCATCGACACCGAGAACCTGGTCGCCGAGGTGGAGCCGGGTGTCGTCACGGAGCAGTTCCAACAGGAGGTGGAAAAGCTGGGGCTCTTCTACCCCCCCGATCCGGCCTCACTCAAGTTTTCCACCTTGGGCGGCAACGTGGCCGAGAACGCCGGCGGCCCCCGCTGCGTCAAGTACGGCGTCACCCGCGACTTCGTCATGGGTCTGGAAGTGGTGCTTCCCACCGGCGAAATCATCCGCACCGGCGGCGAAACCTACAAGGGAGTGGTCGGATACGACCTGACCCGCCTCCTGTGCGGCAGCGAGGGAACCCTCGGGGTCATCACCAAGATCATCTTCAAGCTGTTGCCACTGCCCGAGGCCAAGAAGACCATGCTGACCATCTTCGACTCCATCGACGGTGCGGCAAAGGCGGTCTCCACGATAATCGGCAACAAGATCATTCCCACGACCCTCGAGTTCATGGACCACGCCACCCTCCAGTGCGTGGAGAAGCGCTTCAATCTGGGGATTCCGGCAGAGGGGCGGGCGGTGCTCCTGATCGAGGTGGACGGAGACCGGGACCTGATCGAAAAGCAGGCGGCACGCATCCAGGACCTGATCAGGCCCCTGGGCCTCGTGGAATGCAAGATCGCCCGGGACGCGGCCGAGTCCGAGGCCCTCTGGAAGGTGCGGCGCCTGGTGTCGCCATCGTTGCGGGACGTGAATCCGGACAAGTTCAACGAGGACATCGTGGTCCCGCGCTCGAAGGTACCGGATGTTATCCGGGTCATCGACAAGATCCGGCAGAAGTACGACATTCCCATCGTCAACTTCGGCCATGCGGGCGACGGCAACATCCACGTCAACGTCATGATCGACAAGGCTATTCCTGGACAAGAGGAGAAGGCCCACCGGGCCATCGGCGAAATCTTCCAGGCCGCCCTGGACCTGAACGGCACCATGTCCGGCGAACACGGCGTTGGCCTGGCCAAGCAACCATACATCCATCTGGAGCTGAAACCGGCCCAGGTGGCGGCCATGAAGGCCGTCAAGAAGGCACTGGACCCGAACAACATCCTCAATCCGGGAAAGATGTTTCCCGCGTGA
- a CDS encoding (Fe-S)-binding protein, with amino-acid sequence MDPLKRVENELKKCVKCGACRAHCPAFAAWQREPAVARGKVAIAQHILKGDIELDEQTYAVMSKCLLCGSCVEKCPNDVPTDEIVVTARESLARRRGLTTFHKAVGQVIKNRRLMSFGALAAAILGPLFFRKVPQTSGLRLRFPLPFVGNRRHIPQIARKPFMDRHPEVIQGEPGKPRVVFYVGCMTNFVYTEVGEAALALFRHLGCTVIIPKGQGCCGLPGMSGGDLDTVRGLAEQNLAALERYEADYIMTACATCGGALHKFYPALIGKRHPELAARIRTIAAKTVDAAQLLQQLGLHPEETGAGERLKITYHDPCHLRTRNITRQPRELLKGSPGVELAEMEGADKCCGLGGTFNVYHYDTSLKINEGKSAAIEKTGADAVVTGCPGCMMQLSDGLKQHGNRTRVMHTLEVLARALRK; translated from the coding sequence TTGGATCCGCTGAAACGCGTCGAAAACGAACTCAAAAAATGCGTCAAGTGCGGCGCCTGCCGCGCCCATTGCCCGGCCTTTGCCGCCTGGCAGCGGGAGCCGGCCGTGGCCCGAGGCAAGGTGGCCATCGCCCAGCACATCCTCAAGGGTGACATCGAGCTGGACGAGCAGACCTACGCGGTCATGTCCAAGTGCCTGCTCTGCGGCAGTTGCGTGGAAAAGTGCCCCAACGACGTGCCCACCGACGAGATCGTCGTCACCGCCCGGGAGTCCCTGGCCCGGCGCCGCGGACTCACCACCTTCCACAAGGCGGTGGGACAGGTCATTAAAAACCGCCGGCTGATGTCCTTCGGCGCTCTTGCCGCCGCAATCCTGGGGCCGCTCTTTTTCCGCAAGGTCCCCCAGACCTCGGGGCTGCGCCTCCGCTTCCCCCTTCCCTTCGTGGGCAACCGCCGCCACATCCCCCAGATCGCCCGTAAACCCTTCATGGACCGTCACCCGGAAGTTATCCAGGGAGAGCCGGGCAAACCCCGCGTCGTCTTCTATGTCGGTTGCATGACCAACTTCGTCTACACCGAGGTGGGTGAAGCGGCCCTGGCCCTTTTCCGGCACCTGGGCTGTACCGTCATCATCCCTAAGGGGCAGGGCTGTTGCGGTCTCCCGGGCATGTCGGGCGGCGACCTGGATACGGTTCGCGGCCTTGCTGAGCAGAATCTGGCGGCCCTTGAACGGTACGAGGCCGATTACATCATGACAGCCTGCGCCACCTGCGGCGGGGCGCTCCATAAATTCTACCCCGCCCTCATCGGCAAACGGCATCCGGAACTGGCAGCGCGAATCAGGACCATTGCCGCCAAAACGGTCGACGCGGCCCAGCTCCTCCAGCAGCTCGGGCTGCATCCGGAGGAAACGGGGGCGGGCGAACGCCTGAAGATCACGTACCACGACCCCTGCCACCTGCGGACCAGGAACATCACCCGCCAGCCCCGCGAACTGCTGAAAGGCTCTCCCGGGGTCGAACTCGCGGAGATGGAGGGTGCCGACAAATGTTGCGGACTTGGCGGCACCTTCAATGTCTATCACTATGACACGTCCCTGAAGATCAATGAGGGAAAGAGCGCAGCCATCGAAAAGACCGGTGCCGACGCGGTCGTCACCGGTTGTCCCGGCTGTATGATGCAACTCTCCGACGGGCTCAAGCAGCACGGTAACCGCACCCGGGTCATGCATACCCTTGAAGTGCTCGCCCGAGCGCTCAGAAAGTAA
- a CDS encoding helix-turn-helix domain-containing protein, translated as MTEYNIGAKIKKLRLAKKLTLQAVARETGFSPALISQIENNNVSPPIATLSKIAKFFDVKISLFFSEDEEEYRYEVVRRGERKVIPRVISRAGTSQGYSYESLSFRKQNKKMEPFLLTVTEKAAEENTYNHDGEEFLFVMKGTAELLLEDERVILEEGDCVYFDSSLKHRLLSRDGSEVQVLAVVTR; from the coding sequence ATGACCGAGTACAATATCGGGGCGAAAATCAAAAAGCTCCGTCTCGCCAAGAAGCTGACACTCCAGGCTGTGGCACGCGAGACCGGCTTTTCCCCCGCCCTCATCTCCCAAATCGAGAACAACAACGTTTCTCCGCCCATCGCCACTCTTTCGAAGATCGCCAAGTTCTTCGATGTGAAGATCAGTCTTTTCTTCTCTGAGGATGAGGAGGAGTATCGCTACGAAGTAGTGCGCCGGGGCGAACGCAAGGTCATTCCGCGCGTTATCTCCCGGGCCGGCACCAGCCAGGGGTACTCCTACGAATCGCTCTCCTTCCGCAAGCAAAACAAGAAGATGGAGCCGTTTCTGCTGACGGTCACCGAAAAGGCCGCAGAAGAAAACACCTATAACCATGACGGTGAAGAGTTTCTGTTCGTCATGAAGGGAACGGCGGAGCTTCTGCTTGAGGATGAGCGCGTTATCCTTGAAGAAGGTGACTGTGTCTATTTTGACTCCTCCCTGAAGCATCGCCTCCTTTCCAGGGATGGCAGTGAAGTGCAGGTTCTCGCCGTAGTCACCCGTTGA
- a CDS encoding acyl-CoA carboxylase subunit beta, with translation MSMKAIKPSLNNPFDPPEKVEFTIPGEISRTTGPYEEAMKEGYDLIQRPIKSVSIDQIEKQHFKKRMTVWERIKVLSDKEPNVLYQNWGKNLDGASLVTAILNIGGRDVAVYGHDFTVRAGSIDATNGSKLARLFNMAGEKGIPLIGMNDSAGAFVPAGVGGLDGYAEAFTALRKISGVVPSIMCMFGFNAGGGSYLPRQGSFVIQPADTFFGLTGPGVVKSVLGEDITPDELGGPKVHGKSGVADLTVSDEVAALRTAVRLLSYIPDNNSVGAPFQETSDPLNRKTWEINTLLKKAFNSPTGFNTPFDVSIIIQQICDHGDYFELQPERAKEAVTAFGRLGGQVVGFVANNSAVASGQIDCDSAVKIARFVRFCNIYNIPIIFMEDTTGFLPGREQESRGIVQAGRSMLDAIVDVRTPRILLILRNAFGGAYASYNNYPTGADLVLALPTTRLAVMGPAGKEFVYKDEIRKIRGAVADMVKKGVEERTKAGMEAGAAKKDAEKEAAEWLKGQEAALNQRYEKELMNPKEGLALGSISSIVMPTDLRQVLGENIAFLMRHYKPSPMCGPQREFH, from the coding sequence ATGTCCATGAAAGCAATTAAACCATCATTGAACAACCCCTTTGACCCGCCCGAGAAAGTGGAGTTCACCATTCCGGGAGAGATTTCACGCACGACCGGACCCTACGAAGAGGCCATGAAAGAAGGTTACGACCTGATTCAGCGCCCCATCAAATCGGTCAGCATCGATCAGATCGAAAAGCAGCACTTCAAGAAAAGGATGACCGTCTGGGAGCGGATCAAGGTGCTTAGCGACAAGGAGCCCAACGTTCTCTACCAGAACTGGGGCAAGAACCTGGACGGCGCCTCGCTGGTGACCGCCATTCTCAATATCGGCGGCCGTGATGTGGCGGTATACGGCCACGACTTTACCGTACGCGCCGGGTCCATCGACGCCACCAACGGCAGCAAACTGGCCCGTCTCTTCAACATGGCCGGCGAAAAGGGGATTCCCCTCATCGGCATGAACGACTCCGCAGGCGCCTTCGTTCCGGCCGGGGTCGGCGGTCTCGACGGCTATGCCGAGGCGTTCACGGCGCTGCGCAAGATCAGCGGCGTAGTCCCCTCCATCATGTGCATGTTCGGCTTCAACGCCGGCGGCGGTTCCTACCTGCCGCGGCAGGGGAGCTTCGTCATTCAGCCCGCCGACACCTTCTTCGGCCTCACCGGGCCCGGCGTCGTCAAATCGGTTCTCGGCGAGGACATCACTCCCGATGAGCTTGGCGGCCCCAAGGTCCACGGCAAATCGGGCGTAGCCGACCTGACCGTCTCCGACGAGGTAGCTGCCCTCCGGACAGCGGTCCGGCTCCTCTCCTACATCCCTGACAACAACAGCGTGGGCGCACCGTTCCAGGAAACCAGCGATCCTCTGAACCGCAAAACCTGGGAGATCAACACCCTCCTGAAAAAGGCCTTCAACTCGCCGACCGGCTTCAACACTCCGTTCGACGTCTCCATCATCATCCAGCAAATCTGTGACCATGGTGACTACTTCGAACTGCAGCCTGAACGGGCAAAGGAAGCGGTAACGGCCTTCGGCCGCCTGGGGGGCCAAGTCGTGGGCTTCGTTGCCAACAACTCGGCCGTGGCTTCGGGTCAGATCGACTGCGACTCGGCGGTGAAAATTGCCCGCTTCGTCCGGTTCTGCAACATCTACAACATCCCCATCATCTTCATGGAAGACACCACCGGCTTCCTGCCGGGTCGCGAACAGGAAAGCCGCGGCATTGTCCAGGCCGGCCGCTCCATGCTCGACGCCATCGTCGACGTGCGCACCCCGCGAATCCTGCTGATTCTGCGCAACGCCTTCGGGGGCGCTTACGCCTCCTACAACAACTATCCCACCGGCGCCGACCTGGTGCTGGCCCTTCCCACCACCCGCCTCGCCGTCATGGGTCCTGCCGGCAAGGAATTCGTCTACAAGGACGAGATCCGCAAGATCCGCGGCGCCGTTGCCGACATGGTCAAGAAGGGGGTTGAAGAGCGCACCAAGGCTGGAATGGAGGCCGGTGCAGCCAAGAAGGATGCGGAGAAGGAAGCGGCCGAGTGGCTGAAGGGCCAGGAAGCCGCCCTGAATCAGCGGTACGAAAAAGAACTGATGAACCCGAAGGAAGGTCTGGCCCTGGGCTCCATCTCCTCCATCGTCATGCCGACCGATCTGCGCCAGGTACTCGGCGAAAACATCGCCTTCCTGATGCGGCACTACAAGCCGTCGCCCATGTGCGGCCCGCAGCGCGAATTCCACTAA
- a CDS encoding biotin carboxylase N-terminal domain-containing protein produces the protein MTDLYNNNPLIHRDRRLSASDSEWVRSFACEDLKPLIVCRGPIRKEAMDVFEEMGISHYGILLSEKDSIVYANALAPELRQLTDSNRVHRVPDYTGATKEERIERIGQIIQIAKDNGYDSIFAGYGFMAEDEEFVAAIENAGLSFMGPNSRTQADAGKKDEAKRTALQVGVSVTPGINNVTARTLVAKHPTREALLALVKSEGLDVDAKVLKDTKLSLEELADEILYASYAKGIDLYSIEELSAQVQVEVENMFREYPGSRIRLKAIGGGGGKGQRILGASLLSVKKPTNAQIKDAAAEAPGLVREVLNEVKANGVGDNKNVLIELNIEQTRHNEIQLLGNGEWCISMGGRDCSLQMHEQKLLEISVTQEGLAVAIEKAKNAGRKAEVKALESDLKVLKRMEEDAAKFGAAVGLDSASTFECIVDRDRYYFMEVNTRIQVEHRVSELCYSLKFTNPKDKNDFFIVESLVEAMALLVRHKKRLPKPERIPRFGAGAEARLNATDASLSPHAGGMIRYWSDPIVGEIRDDQGICLVNPDTGMFMRYKVAGAYDSNIALLLTKGEDRLDSYRKLSEVLGKTTLRGTDLATNLEFHYGLVNWFLGQNVMAKPTTRFVVPYLTLVGQLKEEANKLDTLFAFIQMKKAYAKKMAEQFPDDPKIAKEMSSILDRKGTLVTRPMDRLLADPHLLSGWLSTNRKNFTMENGKVVWHDNPFVILGDTYEYLNMSYDPAAPAADVIWSHDSDLLQKGLRFYTTLSEKFNLGLHEFDALSAILANEKPQGGFSAGEWLDIQSAHMGFEAGLELLGMLFIIAETVKFWDFKVEEDLEVTIPDHLNDPELQTRMKKVLVPPPATKADEIVAMCGGMYYGQEAPGMPPFVSEGMHFEKGQPLYIIEVMKMFNTVRATFSGTIDKIIMQGADGSIVQKGQPLFKVTPDEKFVEVNPEELEQIKRERTAAYLKAVL, from the coding sequence ATGACCGACCTGTACAATAACAACCCCCTGATTCACCGGGACCGCCGGCTGAGTGCATCCGACTCCGAGTGGGTGCGCTCCTTTGCCTGTGAAGACCTGAAGCCGCTGATCGTCTGTCGTGGCCCCATCCGCAAGGAGGCCATGGATGTCTTCGAGGAGATGGGCATCTCCCACTACGGCATCCTCCTCTCGGAGAAGGACTCCATTGTCTACGCCAATGCCCTTGCCCCGGAACTGCGCCAGCTGACCGATTCCAACCGCGTTCACCGGGTGCCCGACTACACCGGTGCCACCAAGGAGGAGCGGATCGAACGGATTGGCCAGATCATCCAGATCGCCAAGGATAACGGCTACGATTCCATCTTCGCCGGCTACGGCTTCATGGCTGAGGACGAGGAGTTCGTGGCCGCCATTGAGAACGCCGGACTCTCCTTCATGGGCCCCAACTCCCGGACCCAGGCCGACGCCGGCAAAAAGGACGAGGCCAAGCGAACCGCTCTGCAGGTAGGCGTCAGCGTTACCCCCGGCATCAACAACGTCACCGCCCGGACCCTAGTCGCGAAGCACCCGACTCGCGAAGCGCTTCTAGCCCTGGTAAAGTCCGAGGGCCTCGACGTAGACGCCAAGGTACTCAAAGACACGAAACTTTCTCTTGAAGAGCTTGCCGACGAGATCCTCTACGCCTCCTACGCCAAGGGGATCGACCTCTACTCCATCGAGGAACTCTCGGCCCAGGTGCAGGTGGAAGTGGAGAACATGTTCCGGGAATACCCCGGCAGCCGGATCCGCCTTAAGGCCATCGGCGGCGGCGGCGGCAAGGGGCAGCGGATTCTCGGCGCGTCCCTCCTCAGCGTCAAGAAACCGACCAACGCCCAGATCAAGGACGCGGCCGCCGAGGCCCCGGGACTCGTCCGGGAAGTGCTGAACGAGGTGAAGGCCAATGGCGTGGGTGACAACAAAAACGTCCTCATCGAGCTCAACATCGAGCAGACCCGCCACAACGAGATCCAACTCCTGGGCAACGGCGAATGGTGCATTTCCATGGGAGGTCGCGACTGCTCCCTTCAGATGCATGAGCAGAAACTCCTGGAAATATCCGTCACCCAGGAAGGGCTGGCAGTTGCCATCGAGAAGGCCAAAAATGCCGGACGTAAGGCCGAAGTGAAGGCCCTGGAGAGCGACCTCAAGGTCCTCAAGCGGATGGAGGAGGATGCCGCAAAATTCGGCGCTGCCGTAGGGCTCGACTCCGCCTCCACCTTTGAGTGCATCGTCGACCGGGACCGTTACTACTTCATGGAAGTGAACACCCGTATCCAAGTGGAGCACCGGGTTTCGGAGCTCTGCTATTCCCTCAAATTCACCAATCCCAAGGACAAGAACGATTTCTTCATCGTCGAGTCTCTGGTGGAGGCCATGGCTCTGCTGGTGCGCCACAAGAAGCGGCTCCCCAAGCCGGAACGGATACCCCGGTTCGGCGCCGGCGCCGAGGCCCGCCTCAACGCCACAGACGCCTCCCTCTCTCCCCACGCCGGCGGTATGATCCGCTATTGGTCCGACCCCATAGTAGGAGAGATCCGCGATGATCAGGGAATCTGCCTGGTCAACCCCGACACCGGCATGTTCATGCGTTACAAAGTTGCCGGGGCCTACGACTCCAACATCGCCCTTCTCCTCACCAAAGGGGAGGACCGTCTCGACAGCTACCGGAAGCTTTCCGAAGTTCTGGGCAAGACCACCCTGAGGGGCACCGACCTGGCCACCAACCTGGAGTTCCACTACGGCCTCGTCAACTGGTTCCTTGGCCAGAACGTCATGGCCAAGCCGACCACCCGCTTCGTGGTCCCTTACCTGACCCTGGTGGGGCAGTTGAAGGAAGAAGCCAACAAGCTCGATACGCTCTTCGCCTTCATCCAGATGAAGAAGGCCTATGCCAAGAAAATGGCCGAGCAGTTCCCCGACGACCCGAAGATCGCCAAAGAGATGTCCTCGATCCTCGACCGCAAGGGGACCCTCGTCACCCGCCCCATGGACCGTCTCCTGGCAGATCCCCATCTTCTCTCCGGATGGCTCTCCACCAACCGGAAGAACTTCACCATGGAAAACGGAAAGGTGGTCTGGCACGACAACCCCTTCGTGATCCTGGGTGACACCTACGAGTACCTCAACATGTCCTACGACCCGGCGGCACCGGCTGCTGACGTCATCTGGAGCCACGACAGCGACCTGCTTCAGAAGGGGCTGCGCTTCTACACCACCCTGTCCGAAAAGTTCAACCTCGGACTCCACGAGTTCGATGCCCTTTCGGCTATCCTGGCCAACGAGAAGCCCCAGGGAGGGTTCTCCGCCGGTGAGTGGCTTGACATCCAGTCAGCTCACATGGGCTTTGAGGCGGGCCTTGAACTCCTCGGCATGCTCTTCATCATCGCCGAGACCGTGAAATTCTGGGACTTCAAGGTGGAGGAAGATCTTGAGGTCACCATCCCCGACCACCTGAACGATCCGGAACTCCAGACCCGGATGAAGAAGGTGCTGGTCCCTCCCCCTGCTACCAAGGCCGACGAAATCGTTGCCATGTGCGGCGGCATGTACTACGGTCAGGAAGCGCCGGGCATGCCCCCCTTCGTCTCGGAAGGGATGCACTTCGAGAAGGGGCAGCCGCTCTACATCATCGAAGTCATGAAGATGTTCAATACGGTGCGGGCAACCTTCTCCGGTACCATTGACAAGATCATCATGCAGGGGGCCGACGGCAGCATCGTCCAGAAAGGACAGCCCCTTTTCAAGGTAACGCCCGACGAAAAATTCGTGGAAGTGAACCCGGAAGAACTGGAGCAGATCAAGCGCGAACGGACCGCAGCCTATCTCAAGGCTGTTCTCTAG
- a CDS encoding dTMP kinase: MRKGKLIVIEGISGSGQQVKAGIVALHNTLVENKYDVVECANPDSGRAKELGITNLLNWPFGRTPRADFLFESAVRTEVFKNVVEPALQQDKIVLCKQSSVSSLANAWVSGYTKHFDVLRHIDKISRGFLFEDEIFPDLTIFIDVPAQEAFERIEDVLQIHHEGGIDYYNQMREFYLKEISRWRGVRIDASAGRHPEIINAEIWDVVKKIL, encoded by the coding sequence GTGAGAAAAGGGAAACTGATCGTTATCGAGGGAATCAGCGGCTCCGGCCAGCAGGTCAAGGCAGGCATCGTGGCGCTCCACAACACCCTCGTGGAGAACAAGTACGATGTCGTCGAATGCGCCAATCCAGATTCCGGGCGGGCAAAGGAACTGGGAATCACCAATCTGCTCAACTGGCCCTTCGGCAGGACTCCCCGGGCCGACTTCCTGTTCGAGAGTGCGGTCCGGACCGAAGTATTCAAGAATGTCGTTGAGCCTGCGCTGCAACAGGACAAGATAGTCCTCTGCAAACAATCGAGCGTCTCATCCCTGGCAAACGCCTGGGTCAGCGGTTACACCAAGCATTTCGATGTCCTGCGTCATATCGACAAGATTTCCAGGGGATTTCTCTTCGAGGATGAAATTTTTCCGGACCTGACCATCTTCATCGACGTGCCGGCCCAGGAAGCCTTCGAGCGGATCGAGGATGTTCTGCAGATACACCACGAGGGGGGAATCGACTACTACAACCAGATGCGCGAGTTCTATCTCAAGGAAATTTCCCGGTGGCGCGGTGTCAGAATCGACGCCTCCGCCGGCAGGCATCCTGAAATAATCAATGCCGAAATCTGGGACGTGGTCAAAAAAATCCTCTAG